The following are from one region of the Stenotrophomonas lactitubi genome:
- a CDS encoding XVIPCD domain-containing protein, producing the protein MPTLSADTERLLTEFAGKPDVTTDQVDNLRKAIANSPALATQVDLAITAGHLQRFELLPADSNVAGEYVSGAKAIRLPASSLSTLAAPDKHDAAELTFVLGHEIQHGLNDAATERAYEQFDSDIADIAARDSTHDYTQAIGTLLAANRRDEASANIEGWNALVGMVKTANPDATLEDVYNASTRANEFVRVQPGPPMTYTAHPDLTLNADLSMTATAANIEGMGKHYYDEGVSSGLGPNGNSDYQNFYAASAISRACEEEAKNPAPDGISRMSVNMAQLGLQESLLEQNGLYLGKGTPPRQPYFDTSTSPSTLHYFDHTEGTYAHVPITAQATAAPSNEAQVALAGGNDRALHDQIRGKVAELDAANGRSFDASSERLSASLLVLARENGLDRVDHVVLSRQAGDVAAAQNVFVVKGALDDPASLRASAATAEAAQRPVQESLDSLAIVNQRQADHASQEQTRQQVQEQQRSALSH; encoded by the coding sequence ATGCCTACGCTTTCAGCGGATACGGAACGCCTGCTGACCGAATTTGCAGGAAAACCCGATGTAACGACCGATCAGGTCGACAACCTTCGCAAGGCCATTGCCAATTCTCCGGCGCTGGCAACCCAGGTCGACTTGGCCATCACCGCCGGTCATCTGCAGCGCTTCGAGCTGTTGCCCGCCGACAGCAATGTGGCCGGCGAGTACGTCAGCGGCGCAAAGGCCATCCGCCTGCCGGCATCCAGTCTGTCCACGCTGGCAGCCCCGGACAAGCACGATGCTGCAGAGCTGACGTTCGTCCTGGGCCATGAGATCCAGCATGGGCTCAATGATGCAGCGACCGAACGTGCCTACGAGCAGTTTGATTCTGATATTGCAGACATTGCCGCGCGCGATTCGACCCACGACTACACCCAGGCCATTGGCACCCTGCTCGCAGCCAACCGACGCGACGAGGCATCGGCGAACATCGAGGGCTGGAATGCACTGGTCGGCATGGTCAAGACCGCCAACCCGGACGCCACGCTGGAGGATGTATATAACGCAAGTACCCGTGCAAACGAGTTCGTGCGCGTGCAGCCCGGCCCGCCGATGACCTATACCGCGCATCCGGACCTCACACTCAATGCAGACCTGAGCATGACCGCCACTGCCGCCAACATCGAGGGCATGGGCAAGCACTACTACGACGAAGGCGTGTCGTCCGGGCTGGGGCCCAATGGCAATTCTGACTACCAGAATTTCTACGCTGCCTCTGCCATCAGCCGCGCCTGCGAGGAAGAGGCCAAAAACCCGGCACCCGATGGCATCAGCAGGATGTCGGTGAACATGGCACAGCTGGGCCTGCAGGAAAGCCTGCTGGAACAGAACGGCCTGTATCTGGGTAAGGGCACGCCGCCACGACAGCCCTACTTCGATACCAGCACTTCGCCGTCCACGCTGCATTATTTCGACCACACCGAGGGCACCTACGCCCACGTGCCCATCACCGCGCAGGCGACCGCCGCTCCCTCGAACGAGGCGCAGGTTGCGTTGGCGGGCGGCAACGACCGTGCCCTGCACGACCAGATCCGCGGCAAGGTGGCCGAGCTGGATGCCGCCAACGGCCGCAGCTTCGACGCTTCCAGTGAACGCCTGAGCGCAAGCCTGCTGGTGCTGGCCCGCGAGAACGGCCTGGACCGCGTGGATCATGTGGTGCTCAGCCGCCAGGCCGGCGACGTCGCTGCGGCACAGAACGTGTTCGTGGTGAAGGGCGCGCTGGATGATCCTGCGTCGCTGCGTGCGTCGGCAGCTACCGCTGAAGCCGCCCAGCGGCCGGTGCAGGAAAGCCTGGACAGCCTCGCCATCGTCAACCAGCGCCAGGCCGACCACGCCTCGCAGGAGCAGACGCGCCAGCAGGTGCAGGAACAGCAGCGCAGCGCACTGTCGCATTGA
- a CDS encoding HipA family kinase, translating into MRTVHALRYITPLREGGSLPAVVETDDDGMAVLKFRGAGQGPKALIAELIAGEMARAVGLPIPEILFVELDSEFARTEPDPEIQDLIRASEGLNLGLDYLPGAINYDPAAMPVDADLASRIVWFDAFTSNVDRTTRNPNLMVWHRKLYLIDHGAAMYFHHDWANAGDACEKPFVLIRDHVLLSFASRIAEVDAELAARLPDAEIERIVGLVPDSWLVDEPAFDSPQAYRQGYINYLKHRLKVRAVFVQEAIRAHAAHV; encoded by the coding sequence ATGCGTACCGTCCATGCCCTTCGCTACATCACCCCCTTGCGGGAAGGTGGCTCACTGCCTGCCGTGGTCGAGACCGACGACGACGGCATGGCCGTACTCAAGTTCCGTGGTGCCGGCCAAGGGCCAAAGGCGCTGATCGCCGAGTTGATCGCGGGCGAGATGGCGCGCGCGGTGGGCCTGCCGATTCCGGAGATCCTGTTCGTCGAGCTGGACAGCGAGTTCGCCCGCACCGAGCCCGACCCGGAGATCCAGGACCTGATCCGCGCCAGCGAAGGCCTGAACCTGGGCCTGGATTACCTGCCCGGCGCGATCAACTACGACCCGGCGGCAATGCCGGTGGACGCTGACCTGGCCTCGCGCATCGTCTGGTTCGATGCGTTCACCAGCAACGTCGACCGCACCACGCGCAATCCGAACCTGATGGTGTGGCACCGCAAGCTGTATCTGATCGACCACGGCGCGGCGATGTACTTCCATCACGACTGGGCCAACGCCGGCGATGCCTGCGAGAAGCCCTTCGTGCTGATCCGCGACCACGTGCTGCTGTCGTTCGCCAGCCGCATCGCCGAGGTCGATGCCGAACTGGCTGCGCGCCTGCCGGATGCGGAAATCGAGCGCATTGTAGGCCTGGTGCCGGACAGCTGGCTGGTCGATGAGCCGGCCTTCGACAGCCCCCAGGCTTATCGGCAGGGCTACATCAATTACCTGAAGCATCGCCTGAAGGTACGTGCGGTGTTCGTGCAGGAGGCCATCCGTGCCCACGCTGCACACGTATGA
- a CDS encoding DUF3037 domain-containing protein: MPTLHTYDYAVIRVVPRVEREEFINVGVIVSCPGARHLEAAIEIDAARLQAFAPALDIEALQPWLDAIVAICRGDANAGPIAQLPARARFHFLTAKRSSVVQMSSTHVGRTADPAGVVEHLMTKMVRVPT; the protein is encoded by the coding sequence GTGCCCACGCTGCACACGTATGACTATGCCGTCATCCGCGTGGTACCGCGGGTGGAACGCGAGGAGTTCATCAACGTCGGGGTGATCGTGTCCTGCCCCGGCGCACGTCACCTCGAAGCGGCGATCGAGATCGACGCTGCGCGCCTGCAGGCCTTCGCGCCGGCGCTGGATATTGAAGCGCTGCAGCCGTGGCTGGATGCCATCGTGGCGATCTGCCGGGGCGATGCCAACGCCGGCCCGATTGCGCAGCTGCCCGCGCGCGCGCGCTTCCATTTCCTGACCGCCAAGCGCAGCTCGGTGGTGCAGATGTCCAGCACACATGTGGGCCGCACGGCAGACCCGGCCGGCGTGGTCGAACACCTGATGACGAAGATGGTGCGGGTCCCGACCTAG
- a CDS encoding DUF4952 domain-containing protein, whose translation MHLLLIGSVVTASAQTPAAAIAEWELHGRVEGLARPDTVCQDFLQAMGRKPPELEYVGCTQDDASYLQPMEARYRVSGASAARIEAYLQQTFGMPSLTYVCCGWSNGAPYFWREQPGSVNYQIGMGVESLHHPRGQWSAIPYFAVTVAVNRKSP comes from the coding sequence TTGCATCTTTTGCTGATCGGCAGCGTCGTCACTGCCAGCGCACAGACGCCCGCTGCTGCGATCGCCGAGTGGGAATTGCACGGCCGAGTCGAAGGCCTGGCCCGGCCGGACACCGTCTGCCAGGATTTCCTGCAGGCGATGGGCCGAAAACCCCCCGAACTGGAATACGTCGGCTGCACGCAGGACGATGCTTCCTATCTCCAGCCGATGGAAGCGCGGTATCGCGTCAGCGGCGCTTCGGCGGCGAGGATTGAAGCCTACCTGCAGCAGACCTTCGGCATGCCGTCATTGACGTACGTCTGCTGTGGCTGGAGCAACGGCGCGCCCTATTTCTGGCGCGAGCAGCCCGGCAGCGTGAACTACCAGATCGGCATGGGCGTGGAATCGCTGCATCATCCGCGCGGGCAGTGGAGCGCGATTCCCTACTTCGCGGTGACCGTTGCGGTGAATCGAAAAAGTCCGTGA
- a CDS encoding LysR substrate-binding domain-containing protein produces MDLIAPLRSFAKVAEVGSFAAAADALDLSPQLVGKHVQTLEQHLGVRLLNRTTRKQSLTDFGQAYLVRARVILEEVESAEQLAEIARGRPMGRLRISAPVTFGVHALGPAVVAYMQQYPDVQVDLNLSNSLVNVVEDGYDLVFRTGDLADSGLVARRLGPYPLALCAAPGYLAARPPIVHPQDLSRHECLGFAHSVIRTRWSFHDPQGGVLTVPVSSRFMVNQAEPLLTAAVGGLGLILQPFEMMSAVLARGELVEVLPRFVPVSTSINLLYPRDRQVTPKLRSFLDFCVARFTEQSMARER; encoded by the coding sequence ATGGACCTTATCGCACCCCTGCGCAGCTTCGCCAAGGTGGCCGAGGTGGGCTCGTTCGCCGCCGCTGCCGACGCACTGGACCTGTCGCCGCAGCTGGTCGGCAAGCATGTGCAGACGCTGGAACAGCATCTGGGCGTGCGCCTGCTCAACCGCACCACACGCAAGCAGAGCCTGACCGACTTCGGGCAGGCGTACCTGGTCCGTGCCCGGGTCATCCTGGAAGAAGTGGAGAGTGCCGAGCAGTTGGCCGAAATCGCGCGCGGTCGACCGATGGGCCGGCTGCGGATCAGTGCACCGGTCACCTTCGGCGTGCATGCGCTGGGGCCGGCGGTGGTGGCCTACATGCAGCAGTATCCCGACGTGCAGGTGGATCTGAACCTGTCCAACAGCCTGGTCAACGTGGTTGAAGACGGCTACGACCTGGTGTTCCGCACCGGTGATCTCGCCGACAGCGGCCTGGTCGCGCGGCGGCTGGGGCCATATCCGCTGGCCCTGTGCGCTGCTCCCGGCTATCTCGCCGCACGGCCACCGATCGTTCACCCGCAGGACCTGAGCCGGCATGAATGCCTGGGCTTCGCCCACTCGGTGATCCGTACGCGGTGGAGCTTCCATGACCCGCAGGGCGGGGTGTTGACCGTGCCGGTCTCCAGTCGCTTCATGGTCAACCAGGCCGAGCCGCTGCTGACCGCTGCGGTAGGTGGGCTGGGACTCATCCTGCAGCCGTTCGAGATGATGTCCGCTGTTCTGGCGCGCGGCGAACTGGTGGAGGTGCTGCCTCGATTCGTGCCGGTGTCCACCTCGATCAACCTGCTGTATCCCCGCGATCGCCAGGTCACGCCGAAGCTGCGCAGCTTCCTGGATTTCTGCGTGGCGCGCTTCACCGAACAGAGCATGGCACGTGAGCGTTGA
- a CDS encoding zinc-dependent alcohol dehydrogenase family protein: protein MTQVVRIHAYGDADVLRVDDIDVPAPAADEIQIRVKAIGLNRAEVMFRNGAYLQQAEFPSRLGYEAAGLVEAVGSAVTGFAAGDAVSVVPPLDIARWGTYGELANVPARLVVKHPSSLGFEQAAAVWMQYVTAWGALLEQAKLGAGDFVIITAASSSVGLAAIQIANAVGATPIAVTRGPGKRQALLDAGAAHVIATQEQDLVAEVARITAGAGARVVFDPIGGPQFVPLTEAMARGGILLEYGALSSEPTPFPLFNVLGKSLTLKGYLYSEIVSDDAALARAKAFIVDGLDKGVLAPLIAKVFTFAQIQDAHRYLESNEQIGKVVVTV, encoded by the coding sequence ATGACCCAGGTTGTCCGCATCCACGCCTATGGCGACGCCGATGTGCTGCGCGTTGACGATATCGACGTACCCGCTCCTGCCGCCGACGAGATCCAGATCCGGGTCAAGGCCATCGGCCTGAACCGCGCCGAGGTGATGTTCCGCAACGGCGCCTATCTGCAGCAGGCAGAGTTCCCCAGCCGCCTGGGCTATGAAGCGGCGGGCCTTGTTGAAGCCGTAGGCAGCGCGGTGACCGGCTTCGCTGCAGGCGATGCCGTCAGCGTCGTACCGCCGCTGGATATCGCCCGCTGGGGCACCTACGGCGAGCTGGCCAACGTGCCGGCGCGGCTGGTGGTGAAGCATCCGTCGTCGTTGGGCTTCGAGCAGGCCGCTGCGGTGTGGATGCAGTACGTCACCGCCTGGGGTGCGCTGCTGGAGCAGGCCAAGCTGGGTGCCGGCGATTTCGTCATCATCACTGCAGCGTCAAGCAGCGTTGGCCTGGCCGCCATCCAGATCGCCAATGCGGTGGGCGCAACGCCGATTGCGGTAACCCGTGGCCCGGGCAAGCGCCAGGCGCTGCTCGATGCCGGCGCCGCTCATGTCATCGCCACCCAGGAGCAGGACCTGGTGGCCGAAGTTGCTCGCATCACCGCAGGTGCTGGCGCGCGCGTGGTATTCGATCCCATCGGCGGCCCGCAGTTCGTACCGCTCACCGAGGCGATGGCACGCGGCGGCATCCTGCTGGAGTATGGCGCGCTGAGCAGCGAGCCGACGCCGTTCCCGCTGTTCAACGTATTGGGCAAGTCGCTGACGCTGAAGGGCTACCTGTACTCGGAAATCGTGTCCGACGATGCGGCGCTGGCGCGTGCGAAGGCGTTCATCGTCGATGGCCTGGACAAGGGCGTTCTGGCACCGCTGATCGCCAAGGTGTTTACGTTCGCGCAGATCCAGGACGCGCACCGCTACCTGGAATCGAACGAGCAGATCGGCAAGGTGGTGGTTACGGTTTAA
- a CDS encoding membrane-bound PQQ-dependent dehydrogenase, glucose/quinate/shikimate family translates to MSATPQSASAATPTSRHPLITVLALLLIVLGLIIGGLGGWLASLGGSWYYAIAGLGLLVCGILLWGNRRSGALLYALIFLGSLLWTWWESGSDYWRWVPRLGLVTGLGIVLALLAPTLQTPVPKRLSRSVAAVLMLVFVVAFGLAFAPHGLVDGHQPFPEPAVSAGLDPTRDTTGLQPADQPAEGDWPAWGRSNAATRYSPLQQITPENVGTLQLAWQFRTGDLPKKRWGAETTPLKIGDRLYLCTARNQLIALDAGNGKELWRFDPKVKDASIPYTAACRGVSYYEQPSAPTLADAALADVAADLALPAPPPTRISRSAAPGSRAACSARIIEGTLDGRLIAVDADSGRPCANFGNNGQVDITLGMGEVPPGYVSITSPPAIVRGVIVTGHQVLDGQRRDAPSGVIQAYDAVSGKLRWAWDMDQPERSGLPPREQTYTRGTPNMWTTATGDEALGLVYLPMGNAAGDYWSGSRTENQNRYATSLVAIDVATGKPVWHFQAVRKDVWDYDLGSQASLIDYPTASGKVPAILLPTKQGDMYILDRRNGQLLTPAEERKVPQGGVEPEQRAATQLFSLYHTLRRDDALTERDMWGITPIDQLVCRIQFRKAHYEGFYTPPSSDHHSIEYPGYNGGSDWGSVAIDTRRGVIVANYNDMPNYNRLVPRAEADRKGWLPREQIRADRGGAEGAGDPQVGTPYGIDVNAGWRLPFTGLLCKQPPYGGIRAIDLRSGKLLWDRPFGSARGNGPFGIRSGLPIEIGTPNNGGSVVTASGLIFIAAATDDLLRAIDLKTGKELWHTRLPAGGQANPMVYEQGGRQYVVIMAGGHHFMETPAGDYVMAYALPR, encoded by the coding sequence ATGTCCGCCACGCCGCAGTCCGCTTCCGCCGCGACGCCCACCTCGCGCCACCCGCTGATCACCGTCCTGGCCTTGTTGCTGATCGTGCTCGGCCTGATCATCGGCGGGCTCGGTGGCTGGCTGGCCAGCCTCGGGGGCTCCTGGTACTACGCCATCGCCGGCCTCGGCCTGCTGGTGTGCGGCATCCTGTTGTGGGGCAATCGCCGTAGCGGTGCGCTGCTGTATGCACTGATCTTCCTCGGCAGCCTGCTGTGGACCTGGTGGGAATCGGGCAGCGATTACTGGCGCTGGGTGCCACGGCTGGGGCTGGTGACCGGGCTCGGCATCGTCCTGGCGTTGCTGGCGCCGACTCTGCAGACGCCGGTACCCAAGCGCCTTTCGCGCAGCGTGGCCGCTGTGCTGATGCTGGTGTTCGTGGTCGCCTTCGGCCTCGCGTTCGCCCCCCATGGCCTGGTTGACGGGCACCAGCCGTTCCCGGAGCCGGCGGTCAGCGCCGGGCTCGATCCAACCCGTGACACCACCGGTCTGCAGCCGGCCGACCAGCCGGCGGAGGGAGACTGGCCGGCCTGGGGGCGCAGCAATGCCGCCACCCGCTATTCGCCGCTGCAGCAGATCACCCCTGAAAACGTAGGCACCCTGCAATTGGCGTGGCAGTTCCGTACCGGCGACCTGCCGAAGAAGCGCTGGGGGGCGGAAACCACGCCATTGAAGATCGGTGATCGGCTGTACCTGTGCACCGCACGCAATCAGCTGATCGCCCTCGATGCCGGCAACGGCAAGGAACTATGGCGGTTCGATCCAAAGGTGAAGGATGCCTCGATCCCGTACACGGCCGCCTGCCGTGGCGTGTCCTACTACGAACAGCCCAGTGCACCGACCCTCGCCGATGCCGCGCTGGCTGACGTGGCCGCCGATCTGGCGCTGCCCGCACCCCCGCCGACCCGTATCAGCCGGAGCGCGGCGCCCGGCAGCCGCGCAGCGTGCAGCGCACGCATCATCGAAGGCACGCTGGACGGCCGCCTGATCGCGGTGGACGCCGACAGCGGTCGCCCCTGTGCGAATTTCGGCAACAACGGCCAGGTCGACATCACCCTGGGCATGGGCGAGGTGCCACCGGGTTACGTCTCGATCACCTCGCCGCCCGCGATTGTCCGCGGCGTCATCGTCACCGGCCACCAGGTGCTGGATGGCCAGCGTCGCGACGCGCCCTCCGGCGTCATCCAGGCCTACGACGCGGTCAGCGGCAAGCTGCGCTGGGCGTGGGACATGGACCAGCCCGAGCGCAGCGGTCTGCCACCGCGCGAGCAGACCTATACGCGTGGCACACCGAACATGTGGACCACCGCGACCGGTGATGAAGCGCTGGGCCTGGTGTACCTGCCGATGGGCAATGCCGCGGGCGACTACTGGAGTGGCTCGCGCACGGAAAACCAGAACAGATACGCGACCTCGCTGGTCGCCATTGATGTGGCCACCGGCAAGCCGGTCTGGCATTTCCAGGCGGTGCGCAAGGACGTCTGGGATTACGACCTGGGTTCACAGGCCAGCCTGATCGACTACCCGACGGCATCCGGCAAGGTGCCGGCAATCCTGCTGCCCACCAAGCAGGGCGACATGTACATCCTCGACCGTCGCAACGGCCAGCTGCTGACTCCGGCCGAAGAGCGCAAGGTGCCGCAGGGCGGTGTAGAGCCCGAGCAGCGTGCCGCCACCCAGCTGTTCTCGCTGTACCACACGCTGCGGCGCGACGATGCGCTGACCGAGCGCGACATGTGGGGCATCACTCCCATCGACCAGCTGGTCTGCCGCATCCAGTTCCGCAAGGCGCATTACGAAGGTTTCTACACACCGCCCAGCAGCGATCACCATTCCATCGAGTACCCCGGCTACAACGGCGGCTCGGACTGGGGCAGCGTGGCCATCGATACGCGGCGTGGCGTGATCGTGGCCAACTACAACGACATGCCCAACTACAACCGGCTGGTGCCGCGCGCAGAGGCCGACCGTAAAGGCTGGCTGCCGCGCGAGCAGATCCGCGCTGATAGGGGCGGTGCCGAAGGGGCAGGGGACCCACAGGTGGGCACGCCCTATGGCATCGACGTCAATGCCGGTTGGCGGCTGCCGTTCACCGGCCTGCTGTGCAAGCAGCCGCCCTATGGCGGCATCCGTGCGATCGATCTGCGCAGCGGCAAGCTGCTGTGGGACCGGCCGTTCGGCAGCGCGCGCGGCAACGGCCCCTTCGGCATCCGCTCCGGCCTGCCCATTGAGATCGGCACGCCGAACAATGGCGGCTCGGTGGTGACCGCCAGTGGCCTGATCTTCATCGCCGCAGCGACCGACGACCTGCTGCGCGCCATCGACCTGAAGACCGGCAAGGAGCTGTGGCATACCAGGCTGCCGGCGGGCGGCCAGGCCAACCCGATGGTGTACGAGCAGGGCGGGCGACAGTACGTGGTGATCATGGCCGGCGGCCACCATTTCATGGAGACGCCAGCCGGGGATTACGTGATGGCGTACGCGTTGCCGCGGTGA
- the gyrA gene encoding DNA gyrase subunit A: MAETAKEIIQVNLEDEMRKSYLDYAMSVIVGRALPDARDGLKPVHRRVLFAMNELNAHSNKPYFKSARIVGDVIGKYHPHGDQSVYDTLVRLAQPFSLRYMLVDGQGNFGSVDGDSAAAMRYTEARMSRLAHELMADIDKETVDFQPNYDEKELEPTVMPTRFPNLLVNGSAGIAVGMATNIPPHNLTESINACIALIDNPEIDIDGLMEFIPGPDFPTAGIINGTAGIIAGYRTGRGRVRIRAKADVEVADNGRESIIVTEIPYQVNKARLIEKIAELVKEKKIEGISELRDESDKDGMRIYIEIKRGESAEVVLNNLYQQTQMESVFGINMVALVDGRPQLMNLKQMLEAFVRHRREVVTRRTVFELRKARARAHVLEGLTVALANIDEMIELIKTSPNPGEARERMLARLWEPGLVGSMLGAAGAEASRPDDLPKGVGLIEGGYQLTEIQATQILEMRLHRLTGLEQDRLTEEYKQLLEVIAGLIHILEDPDRLLQVIREELINVRAEFGDERRTEIRHSEEDLDILDLIAPEDVVVTVSHAGYVKRQPVSVYRAQRRGGRGRSAASTKEEDFIEQLWLVNTHDTLLTFTSSGKVFWLPVYQLPEAGSNARGRPIINWIPLEPGERVQAVLPVREYADGQFVFFATKNGTVKKTPLGEFAFRLARGKIAINLDEGDALVGVGLTDGERDILLFASNGKTVRFGEDKVRSMGRTATGVRGIKMPAGEEVVSLIVAESAGGVEDENEDDNGVEEAIATGDAVIEGADDANLRYILTATENGYGKRTPLPDYPRKGRGTQGVIGIQTTERNGKLVAAVLMGTDDEVLLISDGGTLVRTRGSEISRVGRNTQGVTLIRLSKDEKLQAVERMDASIDEDEDEVAAATPAATDGAPAAASSEDAAQE; the protein is encoded by the coding sequence ATGGCAGAAACCGCCAAGGAAATCATCCAGGTCAACCTGGAAGACGAGATGCGCAAGAGCTACCTCGATTACGCCATGAGCGTGATCGTGGGGCGCGCGCTGCCAGATGCGCGCGATGGCCTCAAGCCGGTGCATCGTCGTGTGCTGTTTGCGATGAATGAACTCAACGCGCACAGCAACAAGCCCTACTTCAAGTCGGCACGTATCGTCGGTGACGTCATCGGTAAGTACCACCCGCATGGCGACCAGTCGGTATACGACACGCTGGTGCGCTTGGCACAGCCGTTCTCGCTGCGTTACATGCTGGTCGATGGCCAGGGTAACTTCGGTTCGGTCGACGGCGACTCCGCCGCGGCGATGCGATACACCGAGGCGCGCATGTCGCGGCTCGCGCATGAGCTGATGGCGGACATCGACAAGGAAACCGTCGATTTCCAGCCCAACTACGACGAAAAGGAACTGGAGCCGACGGTCATGCCGACCCGGTTCCCGAACCTGCTGGTCAATGGTTCGGCCGGTATCGCGGTGGGCATGGCGACCAACATTCCGCCGCACAACCTCACCGAATCGATCAATGCCTGCATCGCGCTGATCGACAATCCGGAAATCGATATCGACGGCCTGATGGAGTTCATCCCGGGCCCGGATTTCCCGACCGCAGGCATCATCAACGGCACCGCCGGCATCATCGCCGGCTACCGCACCGGCCGTGGCCGCGTGCGCATCCGTGCCAAGGCCGATGTCGAAGTTGCCGACAACGGCCGCGAATCGATCATCGTCACTGAAATTCCTTACCAGGTGAACAAGGCGCGTCTGATCGAGAAGATCGCCGAGCTGGTCAAGGAAAAGAAGATCGAAGGCATCAGCGAGCTGCGCGATGAGTCCGACAAGGACGGCATGCGCATCTACATCGAAATCAAGCGCGGCGAGTCGGCCGAGGTTGTGCTCAACAACCTCTACCAGCAGACCCAGATGGAGTCGGTGTTCGGCATCAACATGGTGGCGCTGGTCGATGGCCGCCCGCAGTTGATGAACCTCAAGCAGATGCTGGAGGCCTTCGTCCGCCACCGTCGCGAAGTGGTCACCCGCCGCACCGTGTTCGAGCTGCGCAAGGCGCGCGCCCGTGCCCACGTGCTGGAAGGCCTGACCGTTGCGTTGGCCAACATCGACGAGATGATCGAACTGATCAAGACCTCGCCGAACCCGGGTGAAGCACGCGAGCGCATGCTTGCGCGCCTGTGGGAGCCGGGCTTGGTCGGTTCGATGCTCGGCGCCGCCGGTGCCGAAGCCTCGCGTCCCGATGACCTGCCCAAGGGTGTGGGCCTGATCGAAGGCGGCTACCAGCTGACCGAGATCCAGGCGACCCAGATCCTGGAAATGCGCCTGCACCGCCTGACCGGGCTGGAGCAGGACCGCCTGACCGAGGAATACAAGCAGCTGCTGGAAGTGATCGCCGGGCTGATCCACATCCTGGAAGATCCCGACCGCCTGCTGCAGGTGATCCGCGAAGAGCTGATCAACGTGCGTGCCGAGTTCGGTGACGAGCGCCGTACCGAGATCCGCCACAGCGAAGAAGATCTGGACATCCTCGACCTGATCGCCCCGGAAGACGTGGTGGTCACCGTCTCCCACGCCGGCTACGTGAAGCGCCAACCGGTGAGCGTGTACCGCGCGCAGCGCCGTGGCGGACGTGGCCGCAGCGCGGCGTCGACCAAGGAAGAGGATTTCATCGAACAGCTGTGGCTGGTCAACACGCACGACACGCTGTTGACCTTCACCAGTTCGGGCAAGGTGTTCTGGCTGCCGGTGTACCAGCTGCCCGAAGCCGGTTCCAACGCCCGCGGTCGTCCGATCATCAACTGGATCCCGCTGGAGCCGGGCGAACGCGTGCAGGCCGTGCTGCCGGTGCGCGAGTACGCCGATGGCCAGTTCGTGTTCTTCGCCACCAAGAACGGTACGGTCAAGAAGACCCCGCTGGGCGAGTTCGCCTTCCGTCTGGCCCGCGGCAAGATCGCGATCAACCTCGACGAGGGCGATGCCCTGGTCGGCGTCGGCCTGACCGATGGCGAGCGTGACATCCTGCTGTTCGCCTCCAACGGCAAGACCGTGCGCTTCGGTGAAGACAAGGTCCGCTCGATGGGTCGTACCGCTACCGGCGTGCGTGGCATCAAAATGCCGGCCGGCGAGGAAGTGGTCAGCCTGATCGTGGCCGAGAGTGCTGGCGGCGTCGAGGATGAGAACGAGGACGACAACGGTGTCGAGGAAGCCATCGCCACCGGCGACGCGGTGATCGAAGGTGCCGACGACGCCAACCTGCGGTACATCCTCACCGCCACCGAAAACGGCTACGGCAAGCGCACCCCGCTGCCGGACTACCCGCGCAAGGGTCGTGGCACGCAGGGCGTCATCGGCATCCAGACCACCGAGCGCAATGGCAAGCTGGTCGCCGCGGTGCTGATGGGTACCGACGATGAAGTCCTGCTGATCTCCGACGGCGGCACCCTGGTGCGTACGCGTGGTTCGGAAATCAGCCGCGTCGGCCGCAACACCCAGGGCGTGACCCTGATCCGCCTGTCCAAGGACGAGAAGCTGCAGGCGGTGGAGCGCATGGATGCCTCGATCGACGAGGACGAGGACGAGGTGGCCGCCGCCACCCCGGCCGCGACCGACGGCGCACCGGCTGCTGCCAGCAGTGAGGACGCCGCGCAGGAGTGA